The DNA segment TCTGATAAACAAAAGAGTGGTCAGGCAGAAATCCTTGGGATCCATTTTGAAGGTCCGTTTATTAATCCTACAAAAGCGGGTGCTCAACCGCTTCAGCACATTATTCCTGCTGACATAGACTTATTCGAGAAGTGGCTGGATCTCTCCAAAGAAACCATTAAGCTCATCACGTTAGCACCTGAGTTGCCGCAAGGAACGGAGCTAGTTCAATTTTTAAAAGAAAAAGGTATCGTTGCATCCATTGGTCATACAGATGCGACGTTCGAAGAAGTAGGACAAGCGATTCAATCGGGTGCGTCCCATATCACCCACTTGTTTAATCAAATGCGCGGGCTGCATCACCGGGAACCAGGTGTGGTTGGAGCGGCCTATTTACGAAAGGAATTAATGGTGGAGATCATCGCTGATGGAATTCATGTGTCTCCTGAGATGGTGAAGGTTTCATATGAGCTCATCACTCCGGAGCGAATGATTCTGATTACCGATGCGATGAGAGCCCAGTTCCTTTCAGATGGAGAATATGACTTAGGCGGTCAGAGGGTGTTTGTGAAAAAGGGAAAAGCACTCTTAGAGGATGGAACATTGGCGGGCAGTGTATTAACCATGGCGCAAGCGTTTAAAAATATCCTTTCCTTTACGGGCTGTTCTGTAAGAGACGCGGTTCAAATGAGCTCTTATAACCCTGCCAAACAAATGGGTGTGTTGGACCAGAAAGGCAGCTTAAAGGTTGGCAAGGATGCCGATTTAATTGTTTTAGATGAAAATAACGAGGTCGTTATGACTTTTTGTAAAGGACACTTGGCATTCAAGAGGGGAGACGAGTAAGTATGAAGATTATTGAAGTGAAAAATTATGAACAAATGAGCCAAGCGGCAGCGAACTATATCATCGAAAAGGTGAAGCAGAACCCTACGCTTACTCTTGGATTGGCAACGGGAGGGACTCCAAAAGGAACCTATGAACAGCTGATTAACGATCATGGCGAAAACGGGACTTCCTATGAGCAGGTGACTACGTTTAATTTAGATGAATATATTGGTTTTTCCGGGGAGCATCCAAGCAGTTACCGTTACTATATGGATGAACAATTATTTCATCATATCAATGTTCCGAAGGCCCAGACCCACATTCCTAGAGGCGATGCGAAGGATATGGAACAGGAATGTGTGCGGTATGAAAAATCAATCGATGACCATGGTGGAATTGACCTCCAAATTCTCGGGATTGGCAGCAATGGCCACATTGGCTTTAATGAGCCTGGGACAAAGTTTGGTGCTAAGACACATATTGTGACGCTCGATGAATCAACGAGGGAGGCGAATTCACGATACTTTAAGTCAATGGATGAGGTGCCGAGGTTTGCGATTTCGATGGGAATTGCTTCGATTATGAAAAGTCGAGAAATTCTTCTACTGGTTTCGGGTGAATCGAAAAAAGAAGCGATGAAGCAGCTGCTTTGTGGGGAAGTGACCGAAAGCTTTCCAGCTTCCATTTTACAATTACATCCGAATGTCACGATTATTGCTGATCAACAAGCGTTGACTGAGGCGAAGGATTTTTGTTGAAGGGAGGATGAATAGGATGATTGATAAAACCTCTCCGATCCCGATTTATTATCAATTAGAACAACAGATAAAGACAATGATTGAAAATAAGGAATGGATGCCGGGCGACTTGTTGCCGTCTGAAAGGGAATTCTCTGAGAAGTATCAAATTAGTCGGATGACGGTCCGCCAAGCGATTAATAACCTGGTGCAAATGGGGTTACTGGATCGAAAGCAGGGAAGAGGTACCTTTGTGTCGGATCTGAAGATTGAAAAGCGTGGGTTAACGAGCTTTTCGGAGGATATGCTTGAAAGAGGGATGACGCCAAGCAGTGAGCTGTTGGATTTCAAGGTTATACCGGCCACTACGGCGATTGCCCAGGATTTGCGCATCAAGGAAGCTGATCCTGTGTATGAAATCAAGCGGGTTCGTTTGGCGGATGGTGTCCCGATGGCCCTGGAGACCAACTATATTTCGGCAGATTTAGTTCCTGGGATAACAGTGGAGCTATTGAATCACTCAATCTATCAGTTTATCCAAGAGAAATTGAATTTATCGATTACACACGCTAGCCAATCAATTGAGGCTTCGGTTGTGGATAGCATGGAGGCAGAGTATCTCCAAATCCCCAAAGGGGCTCCTACTCTCTTCATTCAGCGGATCGCTATGCTGGAAAATAATGTCCCGCTAGAAACCGTCAAATCCCTCTACCGCGCGGACCGGTATAAATTTATGATCGACCTGAAGAGATAAAGGAAAAAAACCAATTAGGGGACAGTCCCCCAGCGCTTTAAAGCAGCGGGGGACTGTCCCCTAAAGTTTTTTGAAAATTCCTATTGTAAAACGCTTTCATTTACTCTATACTAACACTAAATCGATTTAGTAAACCGATTTAGTAAATCGGTTTATCAAATAATGTTAGAAATTCTGGAGAAGATTCTATGAAAAAAGCGACAATTGCTGATGTAGCTCAGCATGCAAATGTTTCTAAAAGTACAGTTTCCCAATATTTAAATAAGAGATTCGACTATATGGCAGAAAATACGAAACAGCGAATTGAGGATGCTATTAAGGAGTTGGATTATCGGCCAAATATCGTGGCAAGAAGCTTAAAGCAAAAATCCACCATGACAATTGGGGTGATTGTTGCCAATATCCTGCACAATTTTTCAACTCAGGTGATTCGGTCCATCGAAGACATGTGCCATCTTTATGATTTCCACCTAATTGTTTGTAATGCGGACGATGATCCAGAAAAAGAAAAGAGATACATTGACATGCTTAGGGCTAAACAGGTGGATGGTATTATTCTCTTTCCTACAGGTGATAACGTAGAGCTCTATGAAGAAATGGTAGATGAAAAGTACCCAGTGATCTTTGTCGACCGTATCGTACCGGAAGTATCGATTCCATCTGTCATGCTAGACAACGAAAATGCGGCTGGTCTTGCTGTACAGCACTTTATTGAAAAAGGCTATGAGCGAATCGGGATTATTACGAATGTCATTCGCAATGTATCACCGAGGATGGAGCGGATTACCGGCTATAAAAAGGCTTTACAAAGTAATGGAATTCCTATTAAAGAAGAGTACATTAAGAAACTAGAAATTAATAAAATCCAAGCGGGATTGGAAGAAATGCTTTCTCTCGAAGAGCCCATCCAAGCTATTTTGGCAGGGAATGACCTTACTCTAATGGAGATCTTAAAGTACGTAAAAAAACAAGGTCTTCGTATTCCAGCTGACCTTGCCATCATAGGCATTGATGATGTTTCCTTTGCTAGCTTTTACGAACCAGCCTTAACGATTGTTGAGCAGCCATCATTTGAGATAGGGAAGAAGGCCGCTGAACTCTTACTTAGTAAAATTCAGAAAAAAGATGTAGAGGAAGAACAAGCCAATTATCGTTTAGAACCGAGACTTATTGTAAGAAATTCTTGTTAAAAAAGGATGTTAGTCATATGAAGGATATCATTACCATTGGAGATGCAATGATTACGTTTAATCCCGTCTCAACGGGACCTATGAGATATGTTCCCTCTTTTGAAAGGAAAGTAGGGGGAGCTGAACTAAATGTTGCCATCGGCTGTGCCCGTTTGGGTTTAAAAACTGGGTGGATCAGCCGGTTAGGTAATGATGAGTTTGGTAGGTTTATCTATAATTTTGTCCGCGGAGAAGGAATCGATGTCTCTCAATTAGAGCTAGTAGATGGGTATCCTACTTCACTGAATTTTAAAGAGATTATGGAGGATGGTAGTGGCCGTACCTTCTATTATCGAACCAACTCTCCGACAACAGCTTTAACCGTGGATACACTCGATGAAGCTTATTTTAAGAACGCGAAAGTCTTTCATATCACTGGTATATTCCCCGCAGTTGACCAAGCGAAGAATATTGAACTAGTAAAATATGCAATTTCACTGGCGAAAAAGCATGGGGTGTTAATCTCGTTCGATCCGAATATCCGATTAAGGCTTTGGAGTAAGGAAGTGGCGAGAGCTGCATTACGAGAATTCCTCCCACATGTGGATATTTTATTAACCGGCGTGGAAGAAGCAGAATTGCTATTAGGGGTAAGTGATCCCTCAGAAATCATTGAAAAAAGCAAGCATTACGGTATTTCCTATGTAGCCATCAAACAAGGAGATAAAGGCTCCATTGGCTATCATAATGGACTGTATATCGAGGCTCCACCGGTAAAAGCAAAGAAGGTTGTAGACACGGTTGGTGCTGGTGATGGGTTTGATTGCGGCTTTATTTATGGGGTATTAAATCAATGGCCGCTGGAGAAAACCCTGCATTTTGCCAATACCATCGGTTCGATGGTTGTCAGTGTTTCTGGTGACAACGAGGGGCTGCCTTATTTAGATGAAGTATTAGTCCATTTAGGAGAAAAAGAATTCATAGAAAGATAGGGTGAGAGAATGAATCTTCAACTAGCCCTTGACCGCTTAACGCGGGATGAGTGCTTTCAGCTTTTACAAGAAACAGAAGCTTTTGTGGATTGGATAGAGATAGGCACCGGAGTAATCAAGGAATACGGTATGGCCATTATTCGGGAGATTAAAGAGACTTACCCCTATAAAGTAGTCGTTGCTGATATGAAGACATGTGATGCTGGGAAGCATGAAGCGATTCAAGCCTTTGAGGCAGGTGCAGATATTACGACCGTGATGGCCTTTTCTGCTGATAAAACGATCTTGGATACACTTGAAGTGGCGAAAACCTATAACAAGCGGATTATGATTGACCTATTGGGAGTAACCAATCGCAACCGTCTAGTTGAATTACAGCAGCTTGGTGTGGACCTAGTGAGTCTTCACTTTGGCAAGGATATGCAGGCAGAAGGTGAAATGGGTGCTGAGCAATTGGCCTTAACACATGGCTTTGACCAGTTTGATGTAGCAGTTGCAGGTGGAGTTAATGTAGATTCCCTTCCGACGGTGTTACAAATTCAGCCTGATACCATTATCGTTGGCAGTGCGATCACGAAGGCTGATATTCCAGCAGAAGCTGCTGCTGTCATGAAAGGACTGTTACCACGATGAAATCTATTATTACTACAGTGGCGAATGAAATCTCCACTGTCATTGGCCAGATCAGCGAGGAAGAAGCGCTCCATTTATCCAAGCATCTTCGAGAGGCAAAGCGAATCTTTGTTTATGGAGAAGGGCGCTCGGGTCTAATGGGAAAAGCGTTTGCGATGCGTCTTATGCACGGTGGCTTTCCGGTTTATGTGATTGGTGAAACGGTCACACCAAGTATTGACGCAGATGATTTATTAGTAGCCATCTCAGGATCAGGGTCAACAGGAGCCATCTTACAGTATGCGGCAAAATCGAAAGAATTGGGTGCCAAAGTGTTTCTAGTTACGACAAATAGAGATTCTAAGATTGCTTCAATCTGTGACGGGATTCTTGTAATTCCCGCTGCAACCAAATACCGAAGACCAAGTGAACCAGAGACGATCCAGCCCCTTGGGAATCAATTTGATCAATCTGTTCACCTCGTTCTAGACGCGATTATCATTGGGACTTTACAGATAGAAGATCAAGATTCTACCTATGATGAAATGACAAAGCGACATACGAACTTAGAATAGGAGACTTTTTACAAAAGGGGTTGGTTTAGAAATGAGTGTAATCGATTTCATTAAAGAACATCCGATAGTTGCGGTCATACGCGAAGCATCGGTTGAAAATATTGTTCCAATTGTAAACGCTTTATCCCTAGGGGGAGTGAAAGTAGTAGAAATTACTGCGGAAACCCCAAAAGTCATGGCCATGATAGAAAAAGTGGTGGATGAGTTTGGAGATGAGGTTCTGGTTGGTGCGGGAACGGTGTTGGACCCCGAAACGGCTAGAGCAGCCATTCTTGCAGGAAGCAGGTTTATTGTTTCGCCATCTCTTAACACAGAGACCATCAAAATGACAAAACGTTATGGAGTAACCAGCATACCAGGCGCCTTAACACCAACAGAGATTTTAACAGCTTATGAGCACGGTGCCGATATGATTAAAGTGTTTCCAGCCAATGCCTTCGGTCCCGGGTATATTAAAAATATTCATGGACCGTTCCCGCATATTCCATTAATGGTGACAGGGGGAATCAATCAAGGGAATGTTCTTGATTACATTGGCAGCGGTGCTTTAGCGGTGGGAGTAGGAAGCAACTTAGTCAATCCTGCCCTTTTAAAAAGTGAGGACGATTATCAAGCCTTAACTAGTAAAGCACTTGCATACTCAGAGGTTGTTAAAAAAAATAATATACTTATAAAAAAGTAGGGGGAGCTAGTAAAATGAAAAAAATATTCTCATTATCCTTTGTATTACTTTTAGCTTTATCTGTTGTTTTAGCAGGCTGTAGCAGTAAGGAAACTGGAACAAAGAGTGCCGGTGAAGGAGATGGTGGAGCTAAAAAGATTAAGCTCGTTGCAGCTCATAACCAAACATCTCCGGATAACCCATATCAAGTTGGTCTTTTAAAGTTCAAAGAAGTGGCTGAAAGCAAGTCAAAAGGGAACATTGAAGTGGAAGTTCATGCGGGAACGATTGGAACAGAAGAGGCTGAATTAGTACAAAAGCTGAAGTTAGGAGCTGCGGATGTAGTATTAGTATCTCCTGGATTTATGACACAAACAGGTATTAAAGAAGTTGATTTGTTAGCATTGCCATACCTATTCGATAGCTACGAGCACTGGGAAAAAGTTGTAGATGGTAAAGTCGGCGAAGACATCACGAAGTTAATCAATGAAAAGTCTAATAACGATTTCAAAATTGTGGGCTACTGGTCTGCTGGTGTAAGACATTATTATGGTAAAAAGCCAATTAACAAAATGAGCGATTTAAAAGGGCTAACATTTAGAACACAAACTTCAGGTGTTGTGGCTGATTACTGGAAACAAGCTGGTGCTATTCCTACATCTATTGCCTGGGGAGAACTATACCAAGCATTACAGCAAAACGTGGTAGATTCATCTGAAAATGCTTATCCGTATTTTGTACAACAAAATCACCACAAGACGAAGAATGGTAAATACATCACTGAAACTGCTCATGATTACACAACAAGATTCTTATTAGTAAACGGCAAGAAGTTTGACTCCTATACGAAAGAACAGAAAGAAATTATTTTAGAAGCAGCAAAGGCTTCTGTTGAAGCTGAAAGAGCTTCTGTTATTGCTCAAGAAAAAGAATATAAAGAAAAAGCAATTTCTGAAGGAGCAGTTGTCAACGAGATCGATCGTGCACCATTTATTAAATTAGCAGAGCCATTACAAGACAAGGCTGCGAAGGAAATGGGCGTAGAAAAATTATTAAAAGAAATCAGAGACTTGAAGTAAATAGATTGAATGGATAAAGGGAAGATGTTTCTTCCCTTTACTCCTAAACAAGGGGGGAAACGATAAGCATGATCAAGATTCTTGAGAAAATTCAGCTTACTATTGGTGTTTTAAGCTTATCGATCTTTTTTATCACCATAATTATTCAAATTGCAACCAGGCATTTAGGCATCCCGGTTATTTGGACGGAGGAAGTAGCAAATTATTCTTTCATTTGGTCAGTCTTTATGGGGGCCGCGGTGATGTTGAATCGAAAAGAACACTTTAGCTTTGACTTTTTATTGCAAAAGCTTAACGGAGTATCAAAATCGACTTTATTAATGGTAATTGATACGATCGTATTATTGTTTGCTGTCGCTCTTTTCTATTATGGAATCGAGGCTGTACAGAATTTTTGGACGTATAATTGGACCTCTTTACCAGCGATGAAAATGGGCTATGTATGGATTTCTATCCCGATTACAGGGCTTACAATGGCCATTTATTCTCTTAATCATTTGATTAGTAGCTTCAAAGAAATAAAGAGAGGGGGGGCTAAGGTATGACGGCAATTCTTTTAGTCGCATTGTTTCTCATCCTCATGTTGATCGGAGTTCCTATTGCATTTGTTATTGGGATTGTTGCGTTGATGGGAATCTTTACAGTTCCATATATTCCAGAAGTGACAGTACCGATGAAAATGCTAAATGGAATCAATTCCTTTGTCCTGCTTGCCGTGCCACTCTTTATTTTGGCTGCGAATTTGATGAATAGCGGGAAAATTTCACAAAAGTTGATTGACCTTTCAATGGCGATTGTCGGCCATATTAGAGGCGGTTTAGCCCATGCAAATATCCTTGTTTCCATGATTTTTGCGGGGGTATCTGGTGCGGCACAAGCTGATACTGCAGGTGTTGGGAAAATTTTAATTCCTAATATGAAGAAACAAGGGTATGACACGGAAACTGCGGTTGGGGTAACAGCTGCGTCTTCTACCATTGGTGTTATTATTCCACCTAGTATTCCAATGATCATTTTTGCTGGCTTAACCAATGCATCCATTGGCGCATTGTTCTTAGGCGGGATCATCCCAGGTATTTTAATCGGGTTGGGAATGATGGCTTTCGTTTATTTCCGAGCACTCAAAAAAGGCTATCCGAAATCAGAACGAGCGAAAATGAAGGAATTCTTAAAATTGGTTTATGAAACAATCCCAGCTTTAATTACGCCATTTATTATCATTGGTGGGATTATTACAGGGTTTTTTACTGCTACAGAAGCAGCGGCAGTAGCCTCACTTTATACATTAATTATTAGTATGTTTTTCTATAAAACAATTAAACTTTCTGATTTGCCTAAGATTTTAACTGATACGCTTGCACTTAGCTCACTTTCTTTATTTGCTCTAGCAGCAGCTAGTGCGCTGGGTGAGTTATTGAGTTACTATCAATTATCCACAATGGCTCAAGACTTCTTTGTAAATAATGTTGGGGCTAAGTGGGTATTTATTTTAATTCTCATCGCTTTCTTCTTGTTTATTGGAACGTTTATGGATGCCATACCGGCTATGATTCTCTTCGTTCCAGTTATTTTGCCTACGGCTACACACTTTGGAATGACGCCTGTTCATTTAGGTCTTATTGTCGTCATAACATTAGCTATTGGCCTTGTTACTCCGCCTTATGGGTTATGTTTATTGCTTGCTGGAAAGATTGGGGAATTGAGTATTGAAAAGTCGCTCTCAGCAGTTATGCCCTATATAGCCATTATTCTTGTTGTACTTATTTTTGTGGCCTTTTTCCCAAGCATTGCATTCTTTGTGCCAAAGCTCATCAATCCAGGATTATTTTTATAAAACGCTGTTGTTGGAATTGGCATACATTTAGGAGGACATCATGGTAAAAAGAGAAATTTTAAGCAGCGACGGTTCACTTATGTTAGTAAAGGTTCAATTAGCTAAAGGGTTTATCGGTGATGTGGATCAGCATCCTGAGGAACAAATCAGCTATATTGAAAAAGGAAAAGTAGAATTTGAAGTAAATGGTGAAAAGAGAATCTTGGCTGAAGGTGATAAACAATATATCCCATCGAATGTTTTACACCAGGTCAAGGTATTAGAGGAATGTGTGATTTTAGATATTTTCACACCGATTCGCAGGGATTTAGTTCAGGGTTAAAATGAAAGGAGAGGCATAGCCTCTCCTTATTTATTTTTATGAAGGACTTTTATTTGCTCATCCCCACCAATGATGACAGTGTCTGTCATTCCTATGAACAGGCCGGTTTCGACGACACCGAGTAACAGTTTTAGTTGGTTATGCAGTTCAGCGGGATTCGCAATGGTTTGAAAATGACAATCCAAAATATAGTTACCATTATTAGAAACGAAGACGTTTCCATCTCTCATTCTTAATTGTGGGGTAGCGCCGAGGTTTGCGATACTTTGTGCTGTTACTTCCCAGCCAAAGGGAACGACTTCAACAGGAAGAGGAAACTTCCCTAGTGATGGTACAATTTTTGATTCGTCGGCGATGATGATGAGCTGCTTCGCATGGGCATCCACGAGTTTTTCTCGTAAAAGAGAACCGCCACCACCCTTGGTTAAGTTGAAATTAGGATCAATTTCGTCCGCGCCATCAATGGCGAGATCGAGACTTTGTACTTGGGAAAAATCGGTTAAGGGAATCTTGCATTCCTTGGCCCATCCTTCCGTACGTATAGAGGAAGGAATCCCTCTAACGGATAGCCCTTGTTCTACTAATTCGCCTATCCTTTGTATGAGCCAGTAAACGGTCGAACCTGAACCTAAGCCAATCGTCATTCCATCCTGAATAAATTCAGCCGCCTTCTCAGCTGCCGCTTTCTTTCTCATGTCCGTTGAACTTAACACATGCCTCACCTCTTTTTATTTAAATAATACCACAATAAAGGGGGGACAGTCCCCCGCTGCTTTAACGCGCCGCGGGACTGTCCCCTTTTATTAACATAAGTAACCAATAGTTTGGTAAAATTAACATAATGAAAGGGGTAATGTAGTGATGGAATTAACAGTTAAGTGGAATGAGAAGATGGCGTTTTCGGGGACGACTCCCTCTGGGCATGAGATTAAGATGGATGCCGCTCCAGAGGTGGGTGGAGAAAATACAGGAGCACGTCCAACGGAGCTGCTTTTGAATGCAGTTGCAGGTTGTACAGGGATTGATATTATCTCGATTTTGCATAAAATGCGTCTTGAGCCTGCGTCTTTTCATATGGATGTTAAGGGTGAACGGGCAGATGACCATCCTAAAAAGTTTACCACCATCAACATTCATTATGCTTTAGAAGGCGATTTGCCGGAAGATAAGGTGGTACGGGCCATCCAGCTGTCAAAGGATAAATATTGCTCGGTCTCCCATTCCTTGAGTGCAGAGATAAGCGCAAGTTACTCGATTAATGGGGTTATGGGTCAACAAACTATTTAGTAGTGTTTAAGCGGGTACTACGTGCCCAATCAGGAAAATTCTCAACAGCAAAAGGTCGCGTACGATACACGAACGCGACCCAGCCTTACCCATCTATCTATTTCTCCATCAACCATTTCGTTACAATCTTTGATTCCACATCACCAAGTAAATTCCCAGGCATCTTAGGGGTACCCTCACTGATGATCTTCAGTACTTCCTCTTCTGAATGCTTACCCTTCATATTGACTACAGGCGGACCAACAGCGCCCTTTAATTGGTCACCGTGGCATGCTGAACAATTTTCCTTGTAAATTGTTTCGCCATCCTTGGCAGAACTCGAACTACCAGACGAACAGCCGGTTATTATTAAAAGCGTGAGTGCTACAACAGCCCAAAGTCGATTCACGATGTCTCCTCCAAACAAATAAAGATTTCCTATCTCCATCTTAATAGAGGTTGGACCGGGAGAACCCTCCCATTTATGAACAAAGACAAAACTTTTCGAAGCGGGGACAGTCCCCCAGCGCTTTAGCGCAACGGGGGACTGTCCCCCAAAAAATGAAGCTACTGAAACGGAGCTGGCGCATATGAGGAAAATTTTAGTCGTGGATGACGATAAACATATACTTGAATTAGTTAGCATTCATGTCACCCATTCAGGATATCAGGTGCTTAAGGCAGAGAATGGCATCCAAGCCCTTGGAATATTGGAAAACGAGCTGCCTGACCTAGCCATCGTGGATGTGATGATGCCCGGTTTGAACGGCTATGAACTGACGAAAAAAATAAGAAATGACCGCGACATTCCCGTACTATTACTGACAGCCAAAGGGGAACTAGAAGATAAGGAAAAGGGGTTCCTTGCTGGGTCAGACGATTATATCGTCAAACCCTTCGAACCCAAGGAACTGCTATACCGCATCGCCGCCATTCTACGACGATACGATAAACTGACAGATACCATGCTGCAAGTGGGATCCATCTTGATCAATCGAAAGCGATTCGAAGTCACCGCAGGCGCAAGCACCTTACTCCTCCCGCTGAAGGAATTCGAATTGCTCTCCTTACTTGCCTCTAAGCCAAACCAAGTCTTTGAACGGGCCGCCATAATGGAGAAAATTTGGGGCTACGATTACGAGGGAGACGAACAAACACTTACCACCCATATCAAGCGAATCCGCGAACGCCTCGCGAAAATCGCAAAAGACGTTGAAATCATCACCGTCCGCGGAGTGGGATATAAGCTAGAGGTGCATCACTCATGAAATCGTTATATGGAAGATTTGTTCTAACCACCATTCTTATCATGCTGTTTAGCACAATCTTTGGTTTTTTACTAACGAACACCTATTACCAAAGCGTGGTGAAAGAGCGGAATGATAAGAAAAACGTGGAAATTGCTAAATCCATTGCCGCTCACATCGAGACCTCTCCAAATCTCCCTTTATCCGATTACCTATCGACGGTGGGAAAAATCGGCTACCAGCTTTATGTCGTCGATGAATCGGGCAAGGGCCATTTTTACGGCGGGAAGTATCGGGTACAAGATTTACAAGCATCTTCAGTGAAAAAGGTACTCGACGGCTACATCTATCATGGGATGCGCGAATTTCCTCGTCAGACATTTGTGACCGGTTTTTTTGCCAACGAATTGTCGAACACAATCGGTATTCCGTTTACTTATGAAAACAAGCGCTATGCACTCTTTGTCAGACCGGATATCAAGCTATTATTTAGCGAGGTCCATACTATTTTAGGCGGCCTCATCGTAGGAACCGCTGTTTTAAGCCTATTGCTGATGCTGGTCGTGGCCAAGCTCTTGATTGTGCCCATCACACAGTTAACGGAAGCAACCAAACGGATTGCCCATGAAAAATATGATACCCAGCTGAACATTGACCGCCGTGATGAAATCGGTCAGCTGGCAGCAAGTTTTAATACGATGGTTGGTCAGCTTCAGGAGAATGATCAGATTCGCAAGGAATTCATCAGCAATGTGTCCCATGATTTTCAATCTCCGCTGCTGAATATTCAAGGCTATGCAGGCTTATTGAAATCAACCGATTTAACGGAAGAGGACCGTGAGAACTATGCTGAAATCATCCAATCAGAAACCCAGCGGTTATCGAAGCTCACCCGTCAGCTTTTACTATTAACTACACTCGATCAATCGACAAGAATGGTGAAGTATCAAGAATTTCAGTTGGATGAGCAGTTAAAGGCCTGTGTGAACAAATATCGCTGGTGGCTGGAGGAAAAGCAGATTAACTTACTGATGGAATTCGAACCGACGACCTATCAAGGCGATGCCGCATTATTAGAAAATGTTTGGGATAATCTTTTGACCAATGCGATTAAATATAACCGTCCGGAAGGCGAAATCCACATTCGTCTGCAAGCAAAAGAAACGGGACTAGAGGTGACTGTGAGCGACACTGGAATAGGTCTCACGGAAGAAGAAAAAGCACAGCTTTTCGAACGTTTTTACCGTGCTGACAAATCGCGTTCAGAGGAGGGAACCGGTCTCGGATTATCGATAGTGAAACAAATTATCGAGCTCCATAAAGGAGAAATCCACGTCACCAGTACGCCAGACGAAGGGACCATTTTTACCATCAAGCTTCCCTATTTGTAACGTAAAGTTCATATAGAGTTCATGTTAACCAATTACTATAGTCACTGTAGAAATAAAAACTATGG comes from the Neobacillus sp. PS2-9 genome and includes:
- a CDS encoding TRAP transporter substrate-binding protein; the encoded protein is MKKIFSLSFVLLLALSVVLAGCSSKETGTKSAGEGDGGAKKIKLVAAHNQTSPDNPYQVGLLKFKEVAESKSKGNIEVEVHAGTIGTEEAELVQKLKLGAADVVLVSPGFMTQTGIKEVDLLALPYLFDSYEHWEKVVDGKVGEDITKLINEKSNNDFKIVGYWSAGVRHYYGKKPINKMSDLKGLTFRTQTSGVVADYWKQAGAIPTSIAWGELYQALQQNVVDSSENAYPYFVQQNHHKTKNGKYITETAHDYTTRFLLVNGKKFDSYTKEQKEIILEAAKASVEAERASVIAQEKEYKEKAISEGAVVNEIDRAPFIKLAEPLQDKAAKEMGVEKLLKEIRDLK
- the rpiA gene encoding ribose-5-phosphate isomerase RpiA; translation: MLSSTDMRKKAAAEKAAEFIQDGMTIGLGSGSTVYWLIQRIGELVEQGLSVRGIPSSIRTEGWAKECKIPLTDFSQVQSLDLAIDGADEIDPNFNLTKGGGGSLLREKLVDAHAKQLIIIADESKIVPSLGKFPLPVEVVPFGWEVTAQSIANLGATPQLRMRDGNVFVSNNGNYILDCHFQTIANPAELHNQLKLLLGVVETGLFIGMTDTVIIGGDEQIKVLHKNK
- a CDS encoding response regulator transcription factor; the encoded protein is MRKILVVDDDKHILELVSIHVTHSGYQVLKAENGIQALGILENELPDLAIVDVMMPGLNGYELTKKIRNDRDIPVLLLTAKGELEDKEKGFLAGSDDYIVKPFEPKELLYRIAAILRRYDKLTDTMLQVGSILINRKRFEVTAGASTLLLPLKEFELLSLLASKPNQVFERAAIMEKIWGYDYEGDEQTLTTHIKRIRERLAKIAKDVEIITVRGVGYKLEVHHS
- a CDS encoding TRAP transporter large permease, whose translation is MTAILLVALFLILMLIGVPIAFVIGIVALMGIFTVPYIPEVTVPMKMLNGINSFVLLAVPLFILAANLMNSGKISQKLIDLSMAIVGHIRGGLAHANILVSMIFAGVSGAAQADTAGVGKILIPNMKKQGYDTETAVGVTAASSTIGVIIPPSIPMIIFAGLTNASIGALFLGGIIPGILIGLGMMAFVYFRALKKGYPKSERAKMKEFLKLVYETIPALITPFIIIGGIITGFFTATEAAAVASLYTLIISMFFYKTIKLSDLPKILTDTLALSSLSLFALAAASALGELLSYYQLSTMAQDFFVNNVGAKWVFILILIAFFLFIGTFMDAIPAMILFVPVILPTATHFGMTPVHLGLIVVITLAIGLVTPPYGLCLLLAGKIGELSIEKSLSAVMPYIAIILVVLIFVAFFPSIAFFVPKLINPGLFL
- a CDS encoding bifunctional 4-hydroxy-2-oxoglutarate aldolase/2-dehydro-3-deoxy-phosphogluconate aldolase, which gives rise to MSVIDFIKEHPIVAVIREASVENIVPIVNALSLGGVKVVEITAETPKVMAMIEKVVDEFGDEVLVGAGTVLDPETARAAILAGSRFIVSPSLNTETIKMTKRYGVTSIPGALTPTEILTAYEHGADMIKVFPANAFGPGYIKNIHGPFPHIPLMVTGGINQGNVLDYIGSGALAVGVGSNLVNPALLKSEDDYQALTSKALAYSEVVKKNNILIKK
- a CDS encoding cupin domain-containing protein, producing the protein MVKREILSSDGSLMLVKVQLAKGFIGDVDQHPEEQISYIEKGKVEFEVNGEKRILAEGDKQYIPSNVLHQVKVLEECVILDIFTPIRRDLVQG
- a CDS encoding OsmC family protein — its product is MELTVKWNEKMAFSGTTPSGHEIKMDAAPEVGGENTGARPTELLLNAVAGCTGIDIISILHKMRLEPASFHMDVKGERADDHPKKFTTINIHYALEGDLPEDKVVRAIQLSKDKYCSVSHSLSAEISASYSINGVMGQQTI
- a CDS encoding TRAP transporter small permease codes for the protein MIKILEKIQLTIGVLSLSIFFITIIIQIATRHLGIPVIWTEEVANYSFIWSVFMGAAVMLNRKEHFSFDFLLQKLNGVSKSTLLMVIDTIVLLFAVALFYYGIEAVQNFWTYNWTSLPAMKMGYVWISIPITGLTMAIYSLNHLISSFKEIKRGGAKV
- a CDS encoding cytochrome c, whose translation is MNRLWAVVALTLLIITGCSSGSSSSAKDGETIYKENCSACHGDQLKGAVGPPVVNMKGKHSEEEVLKIISEGTPKMPGNLLGDVESKIVTKWLMEK